One part of the Streptomyces lydicus genome encodes these proteins:
- the ppdK gene encoding pyruvate, phosphate dikinase, producing the protein MFLAVRAARRRGVSAVPETQDPHVTQPSSAKFVYDFTEGNKDLKDLLGGKGANLAEMTNLGLPVPPGFTITTEACKVYLDSGTEPAALRAEVSEHLDALEQKMGKKLGQADDPLLVSVRSGAKFSMPGMMDTVLNIGLSDASVSGLAAQAGDERFAWDSYRRLIQMFGKTVLGVDGELFEEALEEAKQAKGVRVDVDLDAEDLKSLVAHFKDVVAKETGRDFPQDPREQMDLAVRAVFDSWNTDRAKLYRRQERIPGDLGTAVNVCSMVFGNLGPDSGTGVAFTRDPASGHQGVYGDYLQNAQGEDVVAGIRNTVPLADLEQIDKTSYDQLMQIMETLETHYKDLCDIEFTIERGKLWMLQTRVGKRTAGAAFRIATQLVDQGLIDEAEALQRVNGAQLAQLMFPRFDLGAKSETIGRGIAASPGAAVGKAVFDSYTAVKWSRSGEKVILIRRETNPDDLNGMIAAEGILTSRGGKTSHAAVVARGMGKTCVCGAEELEVDTKARRMTTQDGTVIEEGDVVSIDGSTGKVYSGEVPVVPSPVVEYFEGRMHAGAEDADELVKAVHRIMAYADRVRRLRVRANADNAEDAARARRFGAQGIGLCRTEHMFLGERREMVERLILADTDADKEAALEELLPLQKADFIELFESMDGLPVTVRLLDPPLHEFLPDITELSVRVALAEARKDANENDLRLLQAVHKLHESNPMLGLRGVRLGLVIPGLFAMQVRAIAEAAAERKNAKGDPRAEIMIPLVGTVQELEIVREEAEQVIAEVEKTHGVELKLTLGTMIELPRAALTAGQIAESADFFSFGTNDLTQTVWGFSRDDVEASFFTAYLEKGIFGVSPFETIDKDGVGSLVRNAAAAGRATRPDLKLGVCGEHGGDPESVHFFHEVGLDYVSCSPFRIPVARLEAGRAAAESKGSDSR; encoded by the coding sequence ATGTTCCTGGCCGTCAGGGCAGCCCGTCGGCGAGGAGTCAGTGCCGTGCCGGAAACACAAGATCCCCACGTAACCCAGCCTTCGTCCGCGAAGTTCGTCTACGACTTCACCGAGGGCAACAAGGACCTGAAGGACCTGCTAGGCGGCAAGGGCGCGAACCTCGCCGAGATGACCAACCTGGGGCTTCCCGTGCCTCCGGGCTTCACGATCACCACCGAAGCCTGCAAGGTCTACCTCGACAGCGGCACCGAGCCGGCGGCACTGCGTGCCGAGGTCTCCGAGCACCTCGACGCCCTTGAGCAGAAGATGGGCAAGAAGCTCGGCCAGGCCGACGACCCGCTGCTCGTATCGGTGCGTTCCGGGGCGAAGTTCTCCATGCCCGGCATGATGGACACCGTTCTGAACATCGGCCTCTCCGACGCGTCGGTTTCCGGCCTCGCCGCGCAGGCCGGTGACGAGCGGTTCGCGTGGGACTCCTACCGCCGGCTGATCCAGATGTTCGGCAAGACCGTGCTGGGCGTCGACGGCGAACTCTTCGAGGAGGCGCTGGAGGAGGCCAAGCAGGCCAAGGGCGTCCGCGTCGACGTCGACCTCGACGCCGAGGACCTCAAGAGCCTGGTCGCGCACTTCAAGGACGTCGTCGCCAAGGAGACCGGCCGCGACTTCCCGCAGGACCCGCGCGAGCAGATGGACCTCGCCGTGCGCGCGGTCTTCGACTCGTGGAACACCGACCGTGCCAAGCTCTACCGCCGCCAGGAGCGCATCCCCGGCGACCTCGGCACGGCCGTCAACGTCTGTTCCATGGTCTTCGGCAACCTGGGCCCCGACTCCGGCACCGGCGTCGCCTTCACCCGCGACCCCGCCAGCGGCCACCAGGGCGTCTACGGCGACTACCTCCAGAACGCGCAGGGCGAGGACGTCGTCGCGGGTATCCGCAACACGGTCCCGCTCGCGGACCTGGAGCAGATCGACAAGACGTCGTACGACCAGCTGATGCAGATCATGGAGACGCTCGAAACGCACTACAAGGACCTGTGCGACATCGAGTTCACCATCGAGCGCGGCAAGCTGTGGATGCTGCAGACCCGGGTCGGCAAGCGCACCGCCGGTGCCGCCTTCCGGATCGCCACCCAGCTCGTCGACCAGGGCCTGATCGACGAGGCCGAGGCCCTCCAGCGGGTCAACGGCGCGCAGCTGGCGCAGCTGATGTTCCCCCGCTTCGACCTGGGCGCGAAGTCCGAGACGATCGGCCGCGGCATCGCCGCCTCCCCGGGCGCGGCGGTCGGCAAGGCCGTCTTCGACTCGTACACCGCCGTCAAGTGGTCGCGCTCCGGCGAGAAGGTCATCCTGATCCGCCGCGAGACCAACCCCGACGACCTCAACGGCATGATCGCCGCGGAGGGCATCCTCACCTCCCGCGGCGGCAAGACCTCGCACGCCGCCGTCGTCGCCCGCGGCATGGGCAAGACCTGTGTCTGCGGCGCCGAGGAGCTGGAGGTCGACACCAAGGCCCGCCGGATGACGACCCAGGACGGGACCGTCATCGAGGAGGGCGACGTCGTCTCCATCGACGGCTCCACCGGCAAGGTCTACTCCGGTGAGGTACCGGTCGTGCCGTCCCCGGTCGTGGAGTACTTCGAGGGCCGGATGCACGCCGGCGCCGAGGACGCCGACGAGCTGGTCAAGGCCGTCCACCGGATCATGGCGTACGCGGACCGGGTGCGCCGGCTGCGCGTACGGGCCAACGCCGACAACGCCGAGGACGCCGCCCGCGCCCGCCGGTTCGGCGCCCAGGGCATCGGCCTGTGCCGCACCGAGCACATGTTCCTCGGTGAGCGGCGCGAGATGGTCGAGCGCCTCATCCTGGCCGACACCGACGCCGACAAGGAGGCCGCGCTCGAAGAGCTGCTGCCGCTCCAGAAGGCCGACTTCATCGAGCTGTTCGAGTCGATGGACGGACTGCCGGTGACGGTACGGCTGCTGGACCCGCCGCTGCACGAGTTCCTGCCCGACATCACCGAGCTGTCGGTCCGGGTCGCGCTCGCCGAGGCCCGCAAGGACGCCAACGAGAACGACCTGCGCCTCCTCCAGGCCGTGCACAAGCTGCACGAATCGAACCCGATGCTGGGTCTGCGCGGCGTACGCCTGGGCCTGGTCATCCCCGGGCTGTTCGCGATGCAGGTGCGCGCCATCGCCGAGGCGGCCGCCGAGCGCAAGAACGCCAAGGGCGACCCGCGTGCGGAGATCATGATTCCGCTCGTCGGCACCGTCCAGGAACTGGAGATCGTCCGCGAGGAGGCCGAGCAGGTCATCGCCGAGGTCGAGAAGACCCACGGCGTCGAGCTCAAGCTCACCCTCGGCACGATGATCGAGCTGCCCCGCGCCGCCCTCACGGCCGGTCAGATCGCCGAGTCCGCCGACTTCTTCTCCTTCGGCACGAACGACCTCACGCAGACGGTCTGGGGCTTCTCCCGCGACGACGTCGAGGCCAGCTTCTTCACCGCGTACCTGGAGAAGGGCATCTTCGGCGTCAGCCCGTTCGAGACCATCGACAAGGACGGCGTGGGCTCGCTGGTCCGCAACGCCGCCGCGGCCGGCCGGGCCACCCGCCCGGACCTCAAGCTCGGCGTCTGCGGTGAGCACGGCGGCGACCCGGAGTCCGTCCACTTCTTCCACGAGGTGGGCCTGGACTACGTCTCCTGCTCCCCGTTCCGCATCCCGGTCGCACGACTGGAAGCGGGCCGGGCGGCGGCCGAGTCGAAGGGCAGCGACAGCCGCTGA
- a CDS encoding ArsR/SmtB family transcription factor, with the protein MNGEARLLAPLVPTRGYFPDFLTPAEGLLGMGDALAALRETPAVRLHDELSRLSTATRPLPSWIRAMAEGDSRALGRLAGVLQRYYEVAVAPYWSRVQGRIEADRAARGRALLDGGADRLLALLPPMMRWRPPVLEADYPVDRELHLNGRGLLLLPSYFCRRTPVTFHNPDLTPVLVYPVEHPAPRLTPHVPQERSLGRLVGQTRSAILQGIGVGCTTSELARRADVSVASASQHATVLRDAGLLNTLRQGNAVLHTLTPLGAALLRGARPAEEAAYG; encoded by the coding sequence TTGAATGGCGAAGCGCGGCTGCTGGCGCCGCTGGTGCCCACGCGCGGCTATTTCCCCGATTTCCTGACGCCCGCCGAAGGGCTCCTCGGGATGGGGGACGCGCTGGCCGCGCTGCGCGAGACACCCGCCGTCCGGCTGCACGACGAGCTGTCCCGGCTGTCCACCGCCACCCGCCCGCTCCCGTCGTGGATACGGGCGATGGCCGAGGGCGACAGCCGCGCCCTCGGCCGGCTCGCGGGGGTTCTCCAGCGCTACTACGAGGTGGCCGTCGCCCCGTACTGGTCCCGCGTCCAGGGCCGCATCGAGGCCGACCGGGCGGCCCGCGGCCGGGCCCTGCTCGACGGCGGCGCGGACCGGCTGCTCGCCCTGCTCCCGCCGATGATGCGCTGGCGCCCGCCGGTCCTGGAGGCCGACTACCCGGTGGACCGCGAACTGCATCTCAACGGCCGGGGACTGCTCCTGCTGCCCTCGTACTTCTGCCGCCGCACCCCGGTCACGTTCCACAACCCGGACCTGACGCCCGTCCTGGTCTACCCCGTGGAGCACCCGGCGCCGCGGCTCACGCCGCACGTTCCGCAGGAACGTTCCCTCGGGCGGCTCGTCGGCCAGACCCGCTCCGCGATACTCCAGGGCATCGGCGTCGGCTGCACCACCAGTGAACTCGCCCGTCGCGCCGACGTCTCGGTGGCCTCCGCCAGCCAGCACGCGACCGTGCTGCGCGATGCCGGGCTGCTGAACACGCTGCGGCAGGGCAACGCGGTGCTGCACACCCTCACCCCGCTGGGCGCGGCCCTGCTGCGCGGCGCGCGCCCGGCGGAGGAGGCCGCCTACGGGTGA
- a CDS encoding TauD/TfdA dioxygenase family protein — protein sequence MRPHRIPADGLYEGPRTLRRTPDGWEDRPYERFEVVPQAATIGAEIRGLDLSRPLSGGLRAELNRALLEWKVLFFRGQHLTSESQREFAANWGELETNPLLAQGDSRDVVRFDKAAGGVPTFENVWHTDVTFRERPALGAVLQLREVPPAGGDTMWADMAAAYDNLPSEIRAAIDGARAVHDYLPGFARFYSPAQLAPFQEQFPPVEHPVVRRHPETGRRMLFVNASFTTRIVDWDEAAGDRMLRLLFQQAHVPEFQVRWRWQAGDLAFWDNRATQHYAVNDYGTARRVAERVAIAGDRPY from the coding sequence CTGCGCCCGCACCGCATCCCGGCAGACGGGCTGTACGAGGGCCCGCGGACGCTGCGCCGTACGCCCGACGGGTGGGAGGACCGGCCGTACGAGCGCTTCGAGGTCGTGCCACAGGCCGCGACGATCGGGGCCGAGATCCGCGGGCTGGACCTGTCCCGGCCGCTGTCCGGGGGGCTGCGCGCGGAGCTGAACCGGGCGCTGCTGGAGTGGAAGGTGTTGTTCTTCCGCGGGCAGCACCTTACTTCGGAGTCACAACGCGAATTCGCCGCCAATTGGGGGGAGTTGGAGACCAATCCGCTGCTCGCGCAGGGTGATTCCCGGGACGTGGTGCGGTTCGACAAGGCGGCCGGCGGGGTGCCCACGTTCGAGAACGTATGGCACACGGACGTCACGTTCCGGGAGCGGCCGGCGCTCGGCGCGGTGTTGCAGTTGCGCGAGGTGCCGCCCGCCGGCGGGGACACCATGTGGGCCGATATGGCCGCGGCGTACGACAATTTGCCTTCGGAAATCAGGGCCGCGATCGACGGGGCGCGGGCGGTGCACGACTATCTCCCGGGCTTCGCCCGCTTCTACTCCCCCGCACAACTGGCGCCATTTCAGGAGCAGTTCCCGCCCGTCGAGCATCCGGTGGTGCGCCGGCACCCGGAGACCGGGCGGCGGATGCTGTTCGTCAACGCGTCCTTCACCACGCGGATCGTGGACTGGGACGAGGCGGCCGGCGACCGGATGCTGCGGCTGCTGTTCCAGCAGGCGCACGTACCGGAGTTCCAGGTGCGGTGGCGCTGGCAGGCCGGCGATCTCGCGTTCTGGGACAACCGCGCCACCCAGCACTACGCGGTCAACGACTACGGCACCGCGCGCCGGGTCGCCGAACGCGTCGCCATCGCGGGCGACCGCCCGTACTGA